The following are from one region of the Stigmatella ashevillena genome:
- a CDS encoding sensor histidine kinase, with product MGLRVAAIIALCTFFSYLHMFNSLRAEALVRLEGYVSERSQREQAIFVLAEDNQLLLRKALKERLQVLGQEDPSARFDSLFMRMPDGTIRDRPERFDGTKMPCVFFPKGVHPDAEQRRVLLASYDVLSQYGPAFLVRFKNTYISFPSGAFVVFWPERPAFCQDAEATFSVLPFELFTLSTPEHNAQRRPVWTGIFVEPTSALWMVSVSTPLDMDGRHVTTISHDILLEELMDRTIHHHLPGAYNVLFRDDGQVIAHPKLILGKATEGYNILGPPGQGGDSTPKFSSVEEQVHLRNIFDRVKNRAPGEIVQEIPEQGEYAAVSRLKGPEWNFVTVLPEREVSSAAFQAARYVLLFGVVSLILELVIMYWVLRQQITRPLLNLTQATGTVAVGNFKVQVDTSRKDELGQLAQGFQLMAGEVQRREEALKQANEGLELRVEQRTLELKELHRKLLDTAREVGRAEIATNVLHNVGNVLNSVNTAALLAQQRLAELKLDSVNRVVSLCEEHQADLATFLTQDERGRNVLPFLRWLGKYMREEVQELHTLLGDVSRHTEHIGAIVKMQQRYARTSQLFEPVDLRDLVEDALRINLAALSRHAVKVERSLEPLPPVLTEKHKVLMILVNLISNAKYALEAVPQDERRMSLKLARSSAEHLRIEIQDNGVGIAPEMHTRIFQYGFTTRQEGHGFGLHSSALAAQELGGSLSVHSEGVGQGATFILELPAAYPQSEPSHGEETDLGD from the coding sequence ATGGGGTTACGCGTCGCGGCGATCATCGCCCTGTGCACCTTCTTCAGTTACCTCCACATGTTCAACTCCTTGCGCGCCGAGGCATTGGTCCGGCTGGAGGGGTACGTTTCGGAGCGCAGCCAGCGGGAGCAAGCCATCTTCGTGCTCGCGGAGGACAACCAGCTTCTCCTCAGGAAGGCGTTGAAGGAGCGGCTCCAGGTCTTGGGCCAAGAGGATCCGAGCGCGCGTTTTGACAGCCTGTTCATGCGGATGCCGGACGGCACCATTCGCGACCGGCCCGAGCGATTCGATGGCACGAAAATGCCCTGTGTCTTCTTTCCCAAGGGGGTTCACCCCGACGCTGAACAACGCCGTGTGCTCTTGGCCTCGTACGACGTGCTCTCCCAATACGGGCCCGCATTTCTCGTTCGTTTCAAGAATACCTACATCTCGTTTCCGAGTGGAGCGTTCGTGGTTTTCTGGCCGGAGAGACCGGCCTTCTGCCAGGACGCCGAGGCCACTTTTTCGGTCCTCCCCTTCGAGCTCTTCACCCTCAGCACTCCCGAGCACAACGCGCAGAGGCGACCAGTGTGGACCGGCATCTTCGTGGAGCCGACCTCCGCTCTCTGGATGGTCTCTGTCTCCACGCCGCTGGACATGGACGGGCGCCACGTCACGACGATCAGCCACGACATCCTGCTCGAAGAGCTGATGGATCGCACCATCCACCATCATCTGCCGGGCGCGTACAACGTCCTCTTCCGCGATGATGGACAGGTCATCGCCCACCCGAAGCTGATCCTGGGGAAGGCCACGGAGGGCTACAACATCCTGGGTCCTCCCGGACAGGGCGGGGACTCCACTCCGAAGTTCAGCTCCGTGGAGGAGCAAGTCCACCTGCGGAACATCTTCGATCGGGTGAAGAACCGCGCGCCGGGCGAGATCGTGCAGGAGATACCCGAGCAGGGCGAGTATGCCGCCGTCTCACGGCTGAAGGGCCCCGAGTGGAATTTCGTCACGGTGCTGCCCGAGCGAGAGGTGTCCTCGGCGGCTTTCCAGGCGGCGCGCTATGTCCTGCTGTTCGGCGTGGTGTCCCTGATCCTGGAGTTGGTCATCATGTACTGGGTGCTGCGGCAGCAGATCACCCGCCCGCTGCTGAACCTCACTCAAGCCACCGGCACGGTGGCGGTCGGCAACTTCAAGGTTCAGGTGGATACCTCGCGCAAGGACGAGCTGGGGCAGCTGGCCCAAGGTTTCCAGCTCATGGCCGGCGAGGTGCAGCGGCGCGAGGAGGCCCTGAAGCAGGCCAACGAGGGGCTGGAGTTGCGCGTGGAGCAGCGCACCCTCGAGCTCAAGGAACTCCACCGCAAGCTCCTGGACACCGCGCGGGAAGTGGGCAGGGCGGAGATCGCCACCAACGTTCTTCACAATGTCGGCAACGTGCTCAACAGCGTCAACACCGCGGCACTGCTGGCCCAGCAACGGCTGGCCGAGCTGAAGCTCGACAGCGTGAACCGGGTGGTCTCCCTGTGTGAGGAGCATCAGGCCGATCTCGCCACCTTCCTCACGCAGGATGAGCGCGGGCGGAACGTGCTGCCCTTCCTGCGCTGGCTGGGAAAGTACATGCGGGAGGAGGTGCAGGAGCTCCATACCCTGCTTGGGGATGTCAGTCGGCACACCGAGCACATCGGCGCCATCGTCAAGATGCAGCAGCGCTATGCCCGGACGTCCCAGCTCTTCGAGCCAGTCGATCTCCGGGATCTGGTGGAGGATGCCCTGCGCATCAATCTGGCCGCGCTCAGCCGTCACGCGGTCAAGGTAGAGCGGAGCCTCGAGCCGCTGCCGCCGGTCCTGACTGAGAAGCACAAGGTGCTGATGATCCTGGTCAACCTGATCAGCAATGCCAAGTACGCCTTGGAGGCAGTGCCCCAAGACGAGCGCCGGATGAGCCTGAAGCTGGCGCGCTCCTCGGCCGAGCATCTTCGCATCGAGATCCAGGACAATGGCGTGGGCATCGCGCCCGAGATGCATACGCGCATCTTCCAGTATGGGTTCACCACCCGCCAGGAGGGGCACGGCTTCGGTCTGCACTCCAGTGCGCTGGCGGCCCAGGAATTGGGAGGCTCACTGTCCGTTCATAGCGAAGGAGTGGGGCAGGGCGCTACATTCATCCTGGAACTCCCCGCTGCCTACCCCCAGAGCGAGCCATCCCATGGAGAAGAAACGGATCTTGGTGATTGA
- a CDS encoding linear amide C-N hydrolase: MCTDFLIQSGDGAWINGRSMEFGSDLHTKLYVHAPKQRATLRGLGSEAFETTPDYGYVGTSSWDLPVLTDGLNTAGLSTGALWLPGSQYQPPSLSNKNVFCAFFVNWMLGHCATTADVRNALESGAVHVIGSEWVAKAGPLHFPVHDAQGNSIVIEFLDGKPVISDNPVAVLTNRPVFPWQLDNLRNYVNLSPWDKENITLGSLAVTPTGHGSGLDGLPGNATPPSRFVRAAYLKQFALQQKTAADTAVLAFHLLNSVDIPLGTVRAKTPPTLLNPEGVEYDYTQWVVVKDLTNRILNIRVYGSPLTWNLDLKSLDFAALSGKQLPIPTGQVALPLPG; encoded by the coding sequence ATGTGCACGGATTTCCTGATCCAGTCGGGCGATGGCGCTTGGATCAATGGGCGCAGCATGGAGTTCGGGTCGGATTTGCACACGAAGCTCTACGTGCATGCACCCAAGCAGCGGGCCACGCTGCGGGGCCTGGGGAGCGAAGCGTTCGAAACCACGCCTGATTATGGCTATGTGGGGACCTCCTCGTGGGATCTTCCCGTGCTGACCGATGGGCTGAACACCGCGGGGCTCTCCACGGGCGCGCTGTGGCTGCCGGGCTCCCAGTACCAACCGCCCAGTCTGTCGAACAAGAACGTGTTCTGCGCCTTCTTCGTGAACTGGATGCTGGGCCACTGCGCGACGACCGCGGATGTCCGCAATGCCCTGGAGAGCGGCGCGGTGCATGTCATCGGCAGCGAATGGGTGGCCAAGGCGGGCCCCCTGCATTTCCCGGTGCACGATGCCCAAGGCAACAGCATCGTCATCGAGTTCCTCGATGGCAAGCCGGTCATCAGCGACAACCCCGTGGCCGTCTTGACCAATCGGCCGGTCTTTCCCTGGCAGTTGGACAACTTGCGCAACTACGTGAACCTCAGCCCCTGGGACAAAGAAAACATCACGCTGGGCTCCTTGGCCGTCACGCCCACAGGCCATGGCAGTGGCCTGGATGGACTTCCGGGCAATGCCACCCCGCCCTCTCGCTTCGTCCGTGCCGCCTACCTCAAGCAATTCGCTCTCCAGCAGAAGACCGCGGCGGACACGGCAGTGCTGGCTTTCCACTTGCTGAACAGCGTTGACATCCCGCTGGGTACCGTCCGGGCCAAGACCCCGCCGACCCTCCTGAACCCGGAGGGCGTCGAGTATGATTACACCCAATGGGTGGTGGTGAAGGATTTGACGAACCGGATCCTGAACATCCGCGTCTATGGCAGCCCGCTGACCTGGAATCTGGATCTCAAGAGCCTGGACTTCGCGGCCCTGAGCGGAAAGCAGCTCCCCATTCCCACAGGCCAGGTGGCCTTGCCTTTGCCAGGGTAA
- a CDS encoding ELWxxDGT repeat protein, protein MAGMLALLGACAKSQDGSTAQEGIPGTSQQALSLGVVQVKDLNTRPVRFPSVRSEAVALADGTSLFAARDGLFGEELWRSDGTEVGSSLVKDIAQGLTDSNPRHLTRVGNTVFFAARSEGFNDFAVEELWKTDGTPSGTVRVKRLPKSGESDQIAGMVQANGTVYFTYDHGYEAQLWKSDGTGAGTVVVQSVAFPYEDVQLLAVGNTVFFTARDTQHRGELWKLDGAGSQRLVTFTLSPSYPRERLTAVGNLLFLASDKTLWRSDGTPGGTFAVATLPFQIGEMVAFNGALFFGGYQGLWKSDGTVASQVQTFEGKVGSFATLGGALFFAGTHGSFGTELWTSDGTAAGTHLLKDLVPGPEGSLLRELLAWNGGLYFTASTSLGTRGLWRSDGTAAGTLVLKTWAEAEGSFLEKSHSFTPVGSALLFTVPERPEDFFPSITWRTVGTAKGTREMGGAWTGTRSSQSLTQPLATVGDSVYFAASDGSPGETLWKSDGTPTGTVPLRTFSQLTEAGGSWEEPPDAVRVGGTLFFKAEDGAHGFELWKSDGTAFGTVLVKDIVPGPESSYVGDFTELNGVLFFTAVDALFEWSLWRSDGTEGGTFPLKKGPFSDLTVVNGTLYMTVSAEEDGIGAALWKSDGTLEGTSLVKMPISGRYSYLSRPVAVEGTLFFSAGDGEGDVQLWKSDGTAGGTVPVKTGFDCIETLYSASLHGRVFFLACDATHGYELWRSDGTAAGTGLLKDIQPGPGNSIPHALTRVGERLVFVAYDEAHGMELWRTDGTESGTQVLVEMTPGTGNGILVTEDNPFTMLGIEDRQLAIFPGGNEASGVELWQTDGTVAGTFRKAEIAAGPVSSSPSAFARLGDRLFFMAGDMAHGREPRFLAFPKELGTLTGTAVAEGSTCTALPQVTPSCTYNALAPDASFAWTAPSAGTFVFTTEGSGYDTSLELSDAVSGASLGCNDDTEDSLQSSVSRTVTAGQTLIITIDGYDAECGPFRLGIRRRP, encoded by the coding sequence ATGGCTGGGATGCTCGCGCTGCTGGGAGCATGTGCGAAGTCCCAAGATGGCAGCACGGCTCAAGAGGGGATTCCGGGTACCTCCCAGCAGGCGCTGAGCCTGGGCGTGGTGCAGGTGAAGGACCTCAACACCCGCCCGGTCCGGTTTCCCTCGGTCCGGTCTGAAGCCGTGGCTTTGGCGGATGGAACGTCTCTCTTCGCTGCCCGTGACGGGCTCTTCGGTGAAGAGTTGTGGCGGAGCGACGGGACTGAGGTGGGCTCATCGCTCGTGAAGGACATCGCTCAAGGGCTGACGGACTCAAATCCTCGGCACCTGACACGGGTGGGGAACACGGTCTTCTTCGCGGCCCGCAGTGAGGGCTTCAACGATTTCGCGGTGGAGGAACTCTGGAAGACAGATGGCACTCCCTCCGGCACCGTCCGGGTCAAGCGCCTGCCCAAGTCCGGCGAGTCGGATCAGATCGCTGGCATGGTTCAGGCCAACGGCACCGTGTACTTCACCTATGATCACGGTTACGAGGCGCAGCTCTGGAAGAGCGATGGCACCGGCGCAGGGACCGTGGTCGTCCAGTCCGTGGCCTTTCCTTATGAAGACGTCCAGTTGCTCGCCGTGGGCAACACGGTGTTCTTCACCGCGAGGGACACACAGCATCGTGGGGAGCTGTGGAAGCTGGATGGCGCCGGTTCCCAACGGCTTGTGACGTTCACGCTCAGCCCGTCCTATCCGCGCGAGCGGCTGACCGCCGTGGGCAACCTGCTCTTCCTGGCCTCGGACAAGACGCTCTGGAGGAGCGATGGAACCCCGGGGGGCACCTTCGCCGTGGCCACGCTCCCCTTCCAGATTGGGGAAATGGTGGCTTTCAATGGGGCGCTTTTCTTCGGGGGTTACCAGGGGCTCTGGAAGAGCGACGGCACGGTGGCGTCCCAGGTCCAAACCTTCGAAGGCAAGGTGGGCTCCTTCGCCACTCTGGGCGGAGCGCTCTTCTTCGCGGGCACCCATGGCTCCTTTGGCACGGAGCTGTGGACGAGCGATGGCACGGCGGCGGGCACGCACCTGTTGAAGGACTTGGTCCCGGGCCCCGAAGGTTCATTGCTCCGGGAACTTTTGGCCTGGAACGGTGGGCTCTATTTCACTGCTTCCACGTCCCTGGGGACCCGGGGCCTGTGGCGCAGTGATGGCACGGCGGCGGGCACCCTGGTGCTCAAGACATGGGCCGAGGCTGAGGGGTCCTTCTTAGAGAAGTCGCACAGCTTCACCCCCGTGGGGAGCGCGCTGCTCTTCACCGTTCCTGAGCGCCCGGAGGACTTCTTTCCTTCCATCACGTGGAGGACGGTGGGGACGGCCAAGGGGACCCGGGAGATGGGAGGCGCGTGGACGGGGACACGCTCGTCCCAAAGCCTCACCCAGCCGCTCGCCACCGTGGGAGACAGCGTCTACTTCGCTGCGAGCGATGGCAGCCCCGGCGAGACGCTCTGGAAGAGCGATGGAACGCCCACGGGGACGGTTCCGCTCAGGACGTTCTCGCAGCTCACCGAGGCGGGGGGCTCGTGGGAAGAGCCCCCTGATGCGGTGCGGGTGGGCGGGACACTCTTCTTCAAGGCGGAGGATGGGGCGCATGGTTTCGAGCTCTGGAAGAGCGACGGAACCGCCTTCGGGACGGTCCTCGTCAAGGACATCGTGCCGGGCCCAGAGTCCTCCTACGTGGGGGATTTCACCGAGCTGAACGGAGTCCTGTTCTTTACTGCCGTTGACGCGCTCTTCGAGTGGTCTCTCTGGCGAAGCGACGGAACCGAGGGGGGGACCTTCCCCCTCAAGAAGGGGCCCTTCTCGGACCTGACGGTGGTGAATGGCACCCTCTACATGACAGTCTCCGCGGAGGAGGACGGGATCGGCGCGGCGCTGTGGAAGAGTGATGGGACGCTGGAGGGGACGAGCTTGGTGAAGATGCCCATCAGCGGGCGCTATTCATACCTCTCAAGGCCCGTGGCCGTGGAAGGCACCCTCTTCTTTTCCGCCGGTGACGGCGAAGGGGATGTGCAGCTCTGGAAGAGTGACGGCACGGCAGGGGGCACGGTGCCCGTCAAGACAGGGTTCGATTGCATCGAGACGCTTTACTCCGCGAGCCTCCACGGCCGGGTCTTCTTTCTCGCATGCGATGCCACTCATGGCTATGAGCTGTGGCGGAGCGATGGCACCGCCGCGGGGACGGGGCTCCTGAAAGACATTCAGCCCGGTCCTGGCAATTCCATCCCGCATGCACTCACGCGTGTGGGGGAGCGGCTGGTCTTCGTGGCTTACGATGAAGCCCACGGGATGGAACTGTGGCGCACAGACGGCACGGAGTCCGGGACACAGGTGCTCGTGGAGATGACGCCTGGCACCGGCAATGGCATTCTCGTCACGGAAGACAATCCCTTCACCATGCTGGGCATCGAGGATCGCCAGTTGGCGATCTTCCCAGGAGGGAATGAAGCAAGTGGCGTGGAACTGTGGCAGACCGATGGCACCGTTGCTGGCACCTTCCGGAAGGCGGAGATCGCCGCTGGTCCTGTCTCCTCTTCGCCAAGCGCCTTTGCCCGGCTGGGGGACCGGCTCTTCTTCATGGCGGGGGACATGGCGCATGGCCGGGAGCCCCGGTTCCTCGCCTTTCCCAAGGAACTCGGAACCCTCACCGGCACCGCCGTCGCCGAGGGCTCCACCTGCACGGCCTTGCCGCAGGTCACCCCGAGCTGCACCTACAACGCCCTGGCACCGGATGCCTCGTTCGCCTGGACCGCCCCCTCCGCGGGGACCTTCGTCTTCACCACGGAGGGCTCAGGCTATGACACGAGCCTGGAATTGTCGGATGCGGTGTCGGGGGCCTCGCTCGGGTGCAACGACGACACGGAGGACTCGCTTCAGTCCTCCGTGTCCCGGACGGTGACGGCGGGGCAGACGCTGATCATCACGATCGACGGCTACGATGCGGAGTGTGGGCCGTTCCGCCTCGGCATTCGCCGCCGCCCCTGA
- a CDS encoding NAD(P)/FAD-dependent oxidoreductase, producing MTTPQTSQASAAPLIQVPAREHFRVVLIGGGTAGITVAARLRRQGVTDMAIIEPSRKHYYQPLWTLVGAGVAKAEDSERDEADFIPQGVRWIQERAEEVDPVAREVLTTSGLRVGYDFLVVAPGIQLDWDKVRGLREALQTPCVSSNYDFQLAPKTWEMIRGFQGGTALFTHPATPVKCAGAPQKIMYLAADHWRRTGLSERVKVLFGSGGKVIFGVKPFAEVLQGVVARYGIDTRFQHNLVEVRGDRREAVFEAPRPEGGMAQVIIPYDFLHVTPPQSAPDFIQRGPLSHQQGPNKGWVKADKYTLQHPDFPEVFALGDASDLPTSRTGAAIRSQAPVLVENLLAVMRGATPEARYGGYASCPLTTAYGKLLLAEFDYDGKPMPSFPFINTFQERRDMWLMKKHGLPRLYWGFMLRGRA from the coding sequence ATGACGACCCCACAGACTTCGCAAGCTTCTGCCGCGCCACTCATCCAGGTTCCCGCGCGTGAGCATTTTCGAGTCGTCCTCATCGGAGGCGGGACGGCGGGCATCACGGTGGCCGCGCGGCTCCGTCGCCAGGGGGTGACGGACATGGCCATCATCGAGCCGTCCCGCAAGCACTACTACCAACCCCTGTGGACACTGGTGGGGGCAGGGGTGGCAAAGGCCGAGGACAGCGAGAGGGATGAGGCGGACTTCATCCCCCAGGGCGTCCGGTGGATCCAGGAGCGCGCGGAGGAGGTGGACCCCGTGGCCCGCGAGGTGCTCACCACGTCGGGCCTGCGCGTGGGCTATGACTTCCTCGTGGTGGCCCCGGGCATCCAGCTTGACTGGGACAAGGTGCGCGGACTGCGCGAGGCGCTCCAGACGCCCTGCGTCTCCAGCAACTATGACTTCCAGTTGGCGCCAAAGACGTGGGAGATGATCCGGGGGTTCCAGGGGGGCACTGCCCTCTTCACGCATCCCGCCACGCCCGTGAAGTGCGCGGGCGCGCCCCAGAAGATCATGTACCTGGCGGCGGACCATTGGCGGCGCACGGGCCTGAGCGAGCGGGTGAAGGTCCTCTTCGGTTCGGGAGGCAAGGTCATCTTCGGCGTCAAACCCTTTGCGGAAGTGTTGCAAGGGGTGGTGGCCCGTTACGGCATTGATACGCGGTTTCAGCACAACCTGGTGGAAGTGCGCGGAGACCGGCGAGAAGCGGTCTTCGAGGCGCCACGCCCAGAAGGGGGCATGGCGCAGGTCATCATTCCCTATGACTTTCTCCACGTGACGCCGCCGCAGAGCGCCCCGGACTTCATCCAGCGCGGCCCCCTGTCTCACCAGCAAGGACCCAACAAGGGATGGGTGAAGGCGGACAAATACACCCTTCAGCACCCGGATTTCCCAGAGGTGTTCGCCCTGGGCGATGCCTCGGATCTGCCCACCTCCCGCACGGGGGCAGCCATTCGCAGCCAGGCGCCGGTCCTGGTGGAGAACCTCCTGGCGGTGATGCGGGGGGCCACGCCCGAGGCGCGCTACGGCGGTTACGCCTCGTGTCCGCTCACCACCGCCTACGGCAAGCTGCTGCTGGCCGAGTTCGACTACGACGGCAAGCCCATGCCTTCCTTTCCCTTCATCAACACCTTTCAGGAGCGCCGTGACATGTGGCTGATGAAGAAACACGGTTTGCCCCGGTTATACTGGGGGTTCATGTTGCGTGGCAGGGCCTGA
- a CDS encoding sigma-54 interaction domain-containing protein, with the protein MNLGGEGPPAEALRQSLRALESLAGPTLLIDAQTRVLALGAQASALLKGRLKPGQRLAEAFEAGLAEKLRTALRAHEELPLASLEAASPGAPSALRLRATDLTEGNRSGGWAIHLAVVPEDSGGPEELFHGLWTQEPHMRRLFRTIERAARSGASVLVRGESGTGKELTAHALHTLSSRAKGPFRAINCAALSPSLLESELFGHVRGAFTGAVRDSPGHFRLAGGGTLFLDEVAEMPLELQAKLLRVLETHSVIPVGGRESISVDVRIVAATHRALRREVEQGRFRADLMYRLRVVPLFLPSLRERPGDILPLAGRFLKDLNARGGRQVLRFAAPARRLLQEYPWPGNVRELRNVMEYAHVMGEGPVLSEAELPPEFHEPLSVGLKPSNAGDTHRPAIGAPVSLDDIRRALAQTQGNRAKAAALLGISRITLWRRLRQDAGPRG; encoded by the coding sequence ATGAACCTGGGGGGCGAAGGACCGCCAGCAGAGGCGCTGAGACAATCCCTGCGGGCCCTGGAGTCTTTGGCCGGGCCGACGCTGTTGATCGATGCACAGACGCGGGTGCTGGCATTGGGAGCCCAGGCCAGCGCGCTCTTGAAAGGCCGTCTGAAGCCAGGACAGCGGCTCGCGGAGGCCTTCGAGGCGGGCCTCGCCGAGAAGCTCCGGACGGCGCTGCGCGCCCACGAGGAGCTGCCCCTCGCCTCTCTGGAAGCCGCGAGCCCAGGGGCGCCGAGCGCCTTGCGCCTGCGCGCCACGGACCTGACGGAAGGAAACCGGAGCGGGGGTTGGGCGATTCACCTGGCCGTGGTCCCCGAGGATTCAGGAGGGCCAGAGGAACTCTTCCATGGCTTGTGGACGCAGGAGCCACACATGCGCCGGCTCTTTCGGACCATCGAGCGGGCCGCCCGCTCGGGGGCCAGCGTCCTCGTCCGGGGAGAGAGTGGCACCGGCAAGGAACTGACCGCGCACGCCTTGCACACCCTCTCCTCGCGGGCAAAGGGCCCTTTTCGCGCCATCAACTGCGCCGCGCTCTCCCCCAGCCTTCTGGAGAGCGAGCTGTTTGGCCACGTGCGGGGCGCCTTCACGGGCGCCGTGAGGGACAGCCCCGGGCATTTCCGGCTGGCCGGAGGGGGCACCCTCTTCCTGGACGAGGTGGCCGAGATGCCTCTGGAGTTGCAGGCCAAGCTCCTCCGGGTGCTGGAGACCCACTCGGTCATCCCCGTGGGAGGGCGCGAGTCCATTTCGGTGGATGTGCGCATCGTGGCCGCCACGCACCGCGCCCTGCGGCGGGAGGTGGAACAAGGCCGCTTCCGCGCGGACCTCATGTACCGGCTGCGCGTGGTGCCCCTCTTCCTGCCCTCACTGCGCGAACGGCCGGGCGACATCCTCCCGCTGGCCGGGAGGTTCCTGAAGGATCTCAACGCGCGCGGAGGCCGCCAAGTGCTGCGCTTCGCCGCCCCGGCCCGCCGCCTGCTTCAGGAGTATCCCTGGCCTGGCAACGTGCGGGAGCTGCGCAACGTCATGGAGTACGCCCACGTCATGGGCGAAGGGCCTGTCCTCTCCGAAGCCGAGCTGCCCCCTGAATTCCATGAGCCGCTCTCCGTGGGCCTCAAGCCCTCGAACGCCGGGGACACGCACCGCCCTGCCATCGGGGCCCCGGTGAGCCTCGATGACATCCGCCGCGCGCTCGCCCAGACCCAGGGCAACCGGGCCAAGGCCGCCGCGCTCCTGGGCATCAGCCGGATCACCCTCTGGCGCAGGCTGCGCCAGGACGCGGGCCCCCGAGGCTGA
- a CDS encoding MBL fold metallo-hydrolase: MLFRQLFDPESSTYTYVLADPATRQAALIDPVLEQAERELALLAELELTLTHVLETHVHADHVTAAGRLRERTGCRLVASAQGASCADLHVRHGDEVKVGGLTLQVLATPGHTDDSLSYHVEGRVFTGDALLIRGTGRTDFQNGDAGQLHDSITQVLFALPGETLVYPGHDYQGHRVTTIAEERRFNPRVAGKDRAAFIALMAQLRLPPPKKLAIAVPANRACGLLPAA, translated from the coding sequence ATGCTCTTCCGGCAACTGTTCGATCCTGAGTCTTCGACCTACACCTATGTGCTGGCTGATCCGGCGACCCGGCAGGCCGCCTTGATCGATCCGGTCCTGGAGCAGGCGGAGCGGGAGCTCGCCCTGTTGGCGGAGCTGGAGCTGACGTTGACGCATGTCCTGGAGACCCACGTCCACGCCGACCATGTGACGGCCGCAGGCCGGCTGCGCGAGAGGACAGGCTGCCGCCTCGTGGCCAGTGCCCAGGGCGCTTCCTGCGCGGACCTGCATGTCCGTCACGGCGATGAGGTGAAGGTGGGTGGCTTGACGCTCCAGGTGCTCGCCACACCCGGCCACACCGATGACAGCCTGAGCTACCACGTGGAGGGGCGCGTCTTCACCGGCGATGCGCTCCTGATCCGGGGCACGGGACGCACGGACTTCCAGAATGGAGACGCGGGGCAGCTCCATGACTCCATTACGCAGGTGCTCTTCGCGCTTCCCGGCGAGACGCTCGTGTACCCCGGGCACGACTACCAAGGCCATCGGGTGACGACCATCGCCGAGGAGCGGCGCTTCAACCCACGTGTGGCGGGAAAGGATCGCGCCGCCTTCATCGCGCTGATGGCCCAACTGCGCCTGCCTCCACCGAAAAAGCTGGCCATCGCGGTTCCAGCCAACCGGGCCTGTGGCCTGCTTCCCGCGGCCTGA